A window from Montipora capricornis isolate CH-2021 chromosome 7, ASM3666992v2, whole genome shotgun sequence encodes these proteins:
- the LOC138056107 gene encoding beta-3 adrenergic receptor-like, whose protein sequence is MTNISGTNFTSHLKDSSTEDEEWRTAITNAMIAIIINSISCPFAVLLNLSVIMAVQRRPRLQSKTNILLAYLAATDVLIGLVVQPSFILFITLEILGVPFYDLVRQFHNLCLRAMSICSCLHLMLVTFERLIAIKFTMQYPYVVTRRNIKAAVISFWIFVMFYESARLILNTVKFYFNLLVAFVLLSCILFVVFSYVNLYRETLRHRKRMKTQQLPATEVERFAKESKALKTTVLLVGVVTTCYLPISLFVVRYHLQLLNPRSVAGSTPCMACPWVRTFVMLNSLFNPLIYCCRQKEMRQFVFRFFPQAVAPQSD, encoded by the coding sequence ATGACCAACATCTCTGGTACAAATTTTACAAGCCATTTGAAAGATAGCAGCACGGAAGACGAGGAATGGAGAACTGCTATTACGAATGCCATGATCGCcataatcataaacagcatctcCTGTCCATTCGCAGTTCTGCTGAACTTGTCAGTGATAATGGCAGTACAAAGAAGACCGAGACTTCAGTCGAAGACCAATATCTTGCTGGCCTATTTAGCGGCAACGGATGTATTAATAGGCCTTGTGGTGCAGCCGTCGTTCATTTTGTTTATAACATTAGAGATCCTTGGTGTGCCTTTTTACGATCTGGTTCGACAATTCCATAACTTGTGTTTACGCGCCATGTCGATTTGTTCATGCCTTCACCTCATGTTGGTAACTTTCGAGAGGCTCATAGCGATCAAATTTACAATGCAATACCCTTACGTCGTCACAAGACGAAACATTAAGGCGGCAGTGATCTCATTTTGGATCTTTGTTATGTTTTACGAGTCAGCTAGACTGATTTTGAACACAGTGAAGTTTTATTTCAACTTGTTAGTAGCTTTCGTCTTGCTTTCGTGCATTCTTTTCGTTGTGTTTTCCTACGTTAATTTGTACCGTGAAACTCTTCGCCATCGAAAGAGGATGAAAACTCAACAGCTGCCGGCAACAGAAGTGGAAAGATTCGCCAAAGAAAGCAAGGCGCTCAAAACAACAGTCCTTCTAGTAGGTGTTGTTACGACGTGCTATCTAcccatttctttgtttgttgttCGTTATCATTTGCAATTGCTAAATCCTCGTTCTGTTGCTGGCAGCACCCCATGTATGGCTTGTCCGTGGGTTCGTACGTTTGTCATGTTAAACTCCCTTTTCAATCCACTGATTTACTGCTGCCGGCAGAAAGAAATGAGACAGTTTGTGTTTCGGTTTTTCCCTCAAGCTGTGGCACCCCAATCAGATTAA